The Rahnella aquatilis CIP 78.65 = ATCC 33071 genomic sequence GATGCCGTCGGCATCGCCCATCAGCGTTACAACACCCTGCGGCACAAAGATCGCGATGATGCGATCGCCATGCAGTATCTGATCCGCGGTTGGGCATTCGACGGCAAGCGTGCCACTTTGGTTCGCTGAAGTCGGGGGCCGCTGACGTCGGACTTATTTCAGATACTTTTTATTTCAGATAATCGGTACCGGCGTTCAGTTTGTTATGCGCGCTGGCATCGATAGTCGTGGAAGGTCTGGTGCTGCTTTCGCTGGCTTTACGGTTCAGTTCAGAAGCCACTTCCTGAGCGCTGGAAGGGTAAGCCTGAGCGATACTGTTGAAAGTGGTCGTTGCGATCATCAGGCCAAAAAGAGCGAGGGTGGTGCGTTTCATTTTGCAGGTGTCCGGTCTGTTCACATTTTGTCATAAGAGGTACGTGATTCAGCGGCCGATTTTAACTGCTTTATTCATGAGAAACGGGAGCTAATTGTGCTCCCGTTCATCATTTATGCTGCGCTAAGCCGCTGTGTTACACGTGCTGGAGCGTATTATGCGCTTCTTCTGACTTATTCGGTAAGCGAATCGTGGCAGAAAGAACCAATGACACAATCAATAATGCAGTGATGATACTGAAGGTCACTGCGAAGCCGCCGAACAGGGAAGCCACCAGTGAGGCAAAGATGCTGCCGATCCCGAAGCCCAGATACAGCAGGCCGTAGTTCTTGGTCATGTTATTCAGACCGAAGAAGTCGCTGACCAGGGACGGGTAAACGGTAATGGTACCGCCGAAGCTGAAAGCGACACAGGCCACGGAGAGGAAGAACATCATTTCGTTCATCTGGGTGAACAGCATCATGCTCATCCCGGCCAGTGACACAACCTGTGCGATGGAAATGACGCGGATACGCTGCATTTTGTCAGACAACACACCCAGCACCAGACGGCCGCTCAGGTTAGCAATCGCAATCACGGTCACGGCGTTCGCCGCCGTCAGCGCATCCAGTTTTACCAGGCTCTGACCGATATCTTTCGCCACACCAATGACATACAGGCCACTCATACAGGCGGTCAGGAACATCAGCGCCAGCATCCAGTATTGTGGCGCACGAATGGCTTCGGCCAGGGTGAAATCACGGCTGTCGTTGCTGTTGTCGTTCAGGGTATTTTCCTCACGGGTGACGGCTGATGTTTCCTGTTTCGGTGCATCTTTCATCATCAGTGCACCGGCAATCACCATCACCATCGCGACACCTCCCCAGATCATGAAGGTGTTTTGCAGGCCTTCGGTCGCCAGCAGATGGCCACAAATGAATTTGAATAACAGGCTGCCCAGACCGTATGCACCAATTGAACAGGCTGAAATCATGCCTTTACGTTCAGGGAACCATTTCACGCAGTTGGTGAGGGTCAGCAGGTAACCCGCACCGTCTGCCAGTCCGACCAGCACACCGGCGCTGATGTACAGCATGATGACGTTATCGGAATGCGCGGTCAGTGCGAAACCGGCGGCCATCAGTAAACCGGCGGCGATGGTGACGGTACGCACACCAAAGCGTTCCTGAAGTTTACCGGCAACGGAAGAAGCAAGAGCCAGACACAGGCTCAGGATACCGAAAGTCAGTGCAACGCGGCTGATCGGTTCGCCGAGCTTTTCGGACAACTGACCGTTAAACAGACTCCAGGTATAAACGGAACCCAGCGCCAGTTGAGTAAGAATGGTACCGGCCAGTGTCAGCCAGCGGGTACGGTTGTTGTTCTGCATGCCAGATGTGTCACTCATAGTGGGTTCTCCCGAGCGAAGTAGATTCAATTAACTGTGGCTATGATAAGTCCGCTAAATGAATGCGGATGATTTGTGGCATGAGTTGCATGAGTTGCGGAATGAAATGCATCCATGACGGCATGAGTCGCCATTTTGGGGCAAAAAACACCTCGAAATTGGACTTAAAACACCGCTGCAGGCCTTGCGGGGCGCGGGTTTTAGTTGATCTGGATCACTAATCCGTCATTTAGTTTTTTCAGGCGGGATGACAAATTTTGTTACCAAGGCTTCGTCGTGTCATCAGGGACAGCGGGAAGATTCTGGCAGGGGAGTGATTTAAATTATCAGGGTGAAAAAAACGAGCCGTTTTGGCTCGTTTTGGTTTCTACATTCTGACCTGCAATGTTCAGGCATTCAGCGCGGCATTAATCGTGGCCGCGACGCCGGCCGGATTTTCCCACATCATTGAGTGGCCGGCTTGCGGCACAATGGCGGTCTGAACGCCATGTTGCGGCAAAATGGCGACATCCGGTTCAGGCAGTGAAAATTCACCAAACAGCACCGTGGCAGGCATTTCAAGCTGATAGAGCTGTTCGCGCCATGATACCGCCTCACCTTTTACCAGCCCGACCGCCTGGCGGTGAATGGCCAGCGGCGAGGCGATGCTCATACACCCGGCCCAGATGTGATTGTTACCGCGTACTGCGACATCAATCAGATGCGCATGGCCCTCGCGCAGATAGGCTTCTTCTGAATACTGAGCCACTGCGCGACTGAAGGTGCCACCTCCGGCATCCAGATTTGGCTCGGCGACAATCAGGCGCTGGATCAAATCAGGGCGTTGTGTCGCGACCATAATGGCAATGCTGCCGCCCATGCTGTGACCGATTAAATTGACCTGGGGTACACCCAGACTTTCCAGCCAGGCAATTACGCAGTCTGCATGTGCCTGCAGGCTGTAGCTGAAATCATCGGGTTTATCGCTGTAGCCCGAACCGGCGAAATCCAGCAGCAGCGATCGACGCGGGCGCAGTGATGCATCGGTCGCCACCCGCGGAAAATCGCAGGAGGCGGCACAGCCCAGACCGTGTAAAAAGACCAGCGGCACGCCCAGCCCTGACAACTCGTGGAAACGTAAATGCATTTCCGTACCGGGGAGTTTGAACGATTTCATCTGAATCCTTTGTGAGAGACTTAAGTGCAATCTGCGGATTATAAGCAGGATTTTTCCTGATGGCAGTACAAAAAACTAGTAAACACGCGGACCGGGACTGGAGGTATCCTTAATTATGGGGGATTTAGGTTAAGTCATTCAGGTTGTGAATATTTTTTTTCCAGGCGCTTTCTATCAGTCAGACAAGTGATAGCATGGGACTCTTGCTCACTTTATGGATTTATCTGATGGTCAGGTTAGGCAGTTTTGTGGCGGTTATCCTGGTGCTGGCGTCATTTTCGGCATCTGCTGTCACTCAGTATCAATGTGTATTAACGCATCACACGCAGTCCGATGAGGGCAACGATGTTTCTGAAGTCGTGAATAAAAATGCCCAGGTCTATGACGCAGGTAACACGTTCAGTTTTTCTCCCGATGGCAGTAAAATGGTCACCAGTCCGGAACTGACAGACATCATTGGCAAAGACAATCAGCCCATGAAAGCCGGTGCGCAAGATAACCTGATGTATATTCACGTAAAAGACAGTTTTGTCGTTGCCACGCAAACCGAAGGCTATGTCTACGGGGATTGCAAAGTGAATACCGCCAAGTAAAAATCCTGGCCACTGCATTTTCTGAATCCGGGGTGTTACGCCTGTGCGCAACGCCCTGCAATAAATAGAAACACTCCTGTCAGTTCATTAGCACACTTCTTATAGTCGCCTGTTGCCCGACGGGCTATCCTTGCGCACTTTTCCGCTCCCCACTTTTTCATTTTCGCCCGCTTCAAGAAGCAGACAAAAAAGGTATTTGCCCGCTTATGGCCTTACTTAACGACGAAATCCGCGACCATACGGCCGAGTCCGTCCTTTTCGTTCGTCGTGCGGTGATCGCATTTCTGGTGGTGATCCTCCTGTCGTCTGCGCTGGTGTTTAACCTGTACCATCTGCAGGTAGGCATGCATGATTTTTACCAGACCCGCTCGAATCAGAATGACATCAAAATGCTGCCGATCGCACCCAGTCGCGGGTTGATCATGGATCGCAACGGTGTCGTGCTGGCGCAAAATATCACCCTGTACCAGATTGAAGTGATCCCGGGAAAAGTCCCTGATCTTAACGCCACGCTGAATGCGCTGAAACCCATTGTCGATCTGACGCAGGACGATCTGGACAGCTTTCACGATGCGATGATCCACGGCCGTCGCTTTGCGCAGATCCCGCTCAAACTGGCGCTGACGGATGTTGAAGTCGCGCGTTTTTCCGTTAACCAGTTTGATTTCCCCGGTGTCTCCATCAGTACCTATCAGCAGCGTCGTTATCCGTATGGCGCGGAGCTGGCGCATGTTGTGGGTTATGTTTCGAAGATAAATGATAAAGATGCCAAACGTCTTGAGGCGGAAGGTATTGCCGAGAATTACGCGGCTGACCACGATATTGGTAAGCAGGGCGTTGAAAAATATTATGAAAATATTTTGCATGGCCGCACCGGCTATCAGGAAGTTGAGGTTGATAACCACGGCCATGTGGTGCGTTTACTGAAAGAGGTTCCGCCGCAGGCCGGGCAGAATATCTATCTGACGCTGGATCTGGATTTGCAGCAGTACATCGAAAAAGTGCTGAAAGGTCAGCGTGCCGCCGTTGTGGTGATGGATCCGCGCGACGGCGGGATCAAAGCGATGGTCTCCAGCCCAAGTTATGATCCGAACCCGTTTGTTAACGGCATTTCCAGTAAGCAATACAGCGCGTTGCTAAAAAATCCGGATTTGCCGCTGATCAACCGTGTAACACAGGGGCTGTATCCGCCAGCCTCGACGGTGAAACCTTTTATGGCGACATCGGCGCTGTTTGAAGGGGTAATCACGCCACAAACCACTTTCTTCGGTGCGCCGACCTGGACGCTGCCGGGCACCACGCGCCATTACCGCGACTGGTTGAAAACCGGTCACGGCATGTTGAATGTGACCAAAGCTATCGAAGAGTCTGCCGATACTTTCTTCTATCAGGTAGCCTATGAAATGGGCATAGACCGTATCCATACCTGGCTCAGTAAATTTGGCTATGGTCAGTCAACTGGCATTGATCTGGATGAGCAATATAGCGGTGTACTGCCGAGCCGTGAGTGGAAAATGAAGGTTCACAAAAAAGGCTGGTTCCAGGGGGATACCGTCTCGGTGGGTATCGGTCAGGGCTACTGGGTGGCGACGCCGATTCAGATGGTGCGGGCGCTGAGCGCGCTGGTAAATAACGGCAAGCTGGAAACGCCGCATCTGCTGTATTCTGCAAAAAGTGGCAAAGTGATCACCCCTTATAAGATGCCACCGACGCAGCAAATTGCTGATCCGAAATCGCCGATCTGGGGCATTGTGAAAAACGGCATGTTCGGGATGGCTAACTTCCCGAACGGCACCGGTTATAAACTTTTCCACACCGCGCCTTATCAGATTGCGGCGAAATCCGGGACATCTCAGGTATTCAGTTTGCGCGAAAATCAGGTGTATAACGCCAAAATGACGCCGGTACGTCTGCGCGACCATATTTTCTATACGGCATTTGCGCCTTATAAGCACCCGACAGTAGTGATGGCGTTAATCATGGAAAATGGCGGCGGCGACGGGGTTGTTGCAGGACCGACGGCACGAGCGATCCTCGACCATATTTTCCTGCCGCCACAGGCGGTAATCTGTGATCCGGCGAAAGCGGATAATCCGGCAGATTGCGAACAGCCGGTGCCGACGCCCAATTCACTGGGCTTTAGTGAGCATTGATCCGGGCGCTGCCTCAGAGGATTTCAAAGGGCACGTTGTTGAGCCGGGCAACATATTTTCCAATCTCTTCCGCTGTCTTCATTTGATCAAAATGTACATTACCGTGGTTAGGGAAAAGAGTTTTATCGACGGCTAGTACCTTGGTCACCCGGATCGGTTGTGTCGGCGGAAGCCCTGCATATAAATTGAGACCCGACTTGCCAATGACCAGAATTTCATTGTGGCTATGATCTTTGCGGAAGATTTTATCTTTAATCATAAGTCGGGTGGGGGTAAGGAGTTGCTGATATCCACCGGCACATTTGTAATTCTCTACCCCTCTTCCGCTCCTTATACAGTCCACAAGTTCATAGGGCCTGATCACCGGCCCTGTAGGGCTATAATCTTTCCGACCAGCATGGTTGATAAACCACACGTCATGCGGGAATGTCCCGAGTATATTTTGTCGTGGTACTTCAAGTACCAGCGCGACGTTGTGAAACATTCCGGTATATCGTGATGTGGCGCTTGTCAGAGGTTTAATGTCTTTTAAATCAATCAGCGACGCGCTGAAGATATCCCAGCTATTCAACAGTGACGCCGCATTCTGATGGCAGAAGGGACTTATATGCAATTGAAAGGTATGAACCAAAACATGATTTTCGGGAAGAACCGCCCAACTTTGCAATGTTGCTGCTCTCTGCATATCCCGCGTTTTTTTATTTTCCTGCTCTGTTAACTGCAGTTCTTCAGGGATTGGTTTAGAGTTCTTTTTTTTAAAAAATGGCATAATATTACTCCAGAAATCGTCAGTCTTTTTATAAAATCTGCGGTTGTCTTTATTGTTATTTCATCAGCGGCGCGTTCCGTGCGTGTCGCCAGTTACTCAAATTATTTCGTATTCTACTTTGTTGATTTCTGCTGCTTTAGCTGCGACGATTTCCGGTGAGCCTGCATAATAATCATACATATCGTTACTCTCTGTCTGTTCGACAACGACTATTTTGCGCACCCGGATACTTTGTGTTGCCGGCAGACCAGCATATAACTTAACTCCCGGGCGACCGATAATGAGTACCTCATTATGTGATTCGACAGAGCGTGTTTTTTTATCTTCTGACAGAAGCGCCTGAGGTGTCAGCAGCCGCTGATATCCTCCTTCACAATGGTAATCGTCTTTGCCTTCTCCCCGGAATATCGCCCGGCTAAGAGCTGAGGCATCGATAATCCTTCCCGCGGCATAGTCATTTTTACGCCCGATGTGATTAGGAAACCAGACGTCAGTCGGATGCGTCCCAAGAATATTCTGTACCGGGACGTCCAGAATTAAAGCTGTGGTACAGTACATCCCGGTATAGCGTTTAATTTTGGTTAGGGGTTTGATATCTTTTAAGTCAACCAGTGATGTACTGATAATATCCCAACTGTTTAAAAGAGACTCGGCGCGGTGCTGACAAAACGGATTTTCTTCGCCTTCAAAGGCATGAACCAGAACAAGGTTTTTTGGCAAAAATCGCCAGCTGTTGAGTATTGTTTCCTTCTCTCCGGATGAATGTTTAATATCCTCTTTTTTAATAAAATGAATCCCTGACTTTTTATGGAAAAACATAATAATCTCGCTGATCAACTGCTGGGGTAATATTGTGGAAAATATAACATAAGAGATTTTTTTAATGACTTAATCACTTCTTAAGAATATTGATATTAAAGTGACTCTTTAACGGGATATATAAGTGCCCGTCAAATCGGCAGATTTTTTCATTGCGTATATTTTATGCGACGGTACGGCGCTATCCCCTGCAAAATGGGGTGTGTCATAAAATGACGACAATCGCGTTATGTGTTGTCGTCATTTGGAGACGTTTAACTGATTGATAATTAACTGTTTGAATAAGTCCGATGAATATTGTTGGGTTTTGGCGACACGCCGGGTGTTTTTTCAACAATGTATAGCGCTTTGTGCAGATGCCATAAAATACTTTTAAAATAAAAATCATTTAAATTCATGGTGTTGAAAATTTACCTTTAAAGTTGGCACGCATTCTGCTAGATTGCAGCAGTTGCTCATTCACCTGATTATGATTGGCTCACGCGAAAGCGTTGATATGCTCATAATGTCCGAATGACGCCAAAGAAACGGTGCCTATCGTTCACCCGACCGATAATCGTTGCGTAAGCACGTTATCAAGCATCGAACGACACGTTGAGTGAGGCACCACCTCTTCCGGCCTGCTGAATTTTCTGAAGAAGTTTCAGCAGGCCAACCCTTCATACTTTGCCTTTTTACACCCCCTTCATATCCTCTGTGACACTGGCTGTTTAAACCGTTGTCCGCTAGCATGACTTTATCTGTGGTCAATGAGATGAATGCGTTGAAAAGAGGACGTTTATTCCCCGGCTCGTTACGTCAGCTGGTCCTGATGGCTTTCCTGCTGGTGATGCTACCCTTGCTGGTGCTGGCCTATCAGGCGTACGACAGCCTGGATCAGCTCAGCCGGCAGGCGGCGCGTATCAACCGCACCACGCTGAGTGACGCGCGTCGCAGTGAATCAATGTCCGGTATTGCGCTGGAAATGGAGCGCAGTTATCGCCAGTATTGCGTCCTCGACGATCCGACGCTTTCCCGTCTTTATCAGAATCAGCATAAACAATATGCCCAGTTACTGGATGCGCATGCCTCTGTGTTGCCGGATCTAAGCTATTACCAGACGCTGCGCACCTTGCTGACGCAGCTGACACAACCGACGTGCCTGAATAACTCACCGGATAAAGACTCCGCCGCCCGACTGGAAAATTTCTCGCGCACCAATGCTGAGATGGTCCAGGCGACGCGCGAAGTGGTGTTCTCACGCGGACAACAGCTTCAGCGCGCGATTGCCGAACGCGGCCAGTTCTTTGGCTGGCAGGCGCTGGTGCTTTTTCTGCTCAGCGGTGCGCTGGTGGTGCTGTTCACCCGCATGATTATCGGGCCGGTGAAAGGTGTCGAACGTATGATCAACCGGCTGGGAGAAGGGCGTAATCTGGGCGATGTGACCCGCTTTAAAGGGCCGCGGGAGATCCGATCGCTGGTGCAGCGCATCGTCTGGCTGAGTGAACGTCTTGCG encodes the following:
- a CDS encoding L-lactate MFS transporter produces the protein MSDTSGMQNNNRTRWLTLAGTILTQLALGSVYTWSLFNGQLSEKLGEPISRVALTFGILSLCLALASSVAGKLQERFGVRTVTIAAGLLMAAGFALTAHSDNVIMLYISAGVLVGLADGAGYLLTLTNCVKWFPERKGMISACSIGAYGLGSLLFKFICGHLLATEGLQNTFMIWGGVAMVMVIAGALMMKDAPKQETSAVTREENTLNDNSNDSRDFTLAEAIRAPQYWMLALMFLTACMSGLYVIGVAKDIGQSLVKLDALTAANAVTVIAIANLSGRLVLGVLSDKMQRIRVISIAQVVSLAGMSMMLFTQMNEMMFFLSVACVAFSFGGTITVYPSLVSDFFGLNNMTKNYGLLYLGFGIGSIFASLVASLFGGFAVTFSIITALLIVSLVLSATIRLPNKSEEAHNTLQHV
- a CDS encoding sensor histidine kinase, with the translated sequence MNALKRGRLFPGSLRQLVLMAFLLVMLPLLVLAYQAYDSLDQLSRQAARINRTTLSDARRSESMSGIALEMERSYRQYCVLDDPTLSRLYQNQHKQYAQLLDAHASVLPDLSYYQTLRTLLTQLTQPTCLNNSPDKDSAARLENFSRTNAEMVQATREVVFSRGQQLQRAIAERGQFFGWQALVLFLLSGALVVLFTRMIIGPVKGVERMINRLGEGRNLGDVTRFKGPREIRSLVQRIVWLSERLAWLESQRHEFLRHISHELKTPLASMREGTELLADEVAGRLTPDQKEVVAILNNSSRHLQTLIEQLLDYNRKLADAPTLSVVVDVKALVDDVVTANSLPARAKKIRTEVMIGAPRCLAEPTLLRRVLDNLYSNAVHYGAESGTIWVRSRQENERVMIEVANTGIPIPQAERAMIFEPFYQGSQQRKGAVKGSGLGLSIAQDCIRRMHGELQLVAVEDADVCFRIELPLTAEKNE
- the mrdA gene encoding penicillin-binding protein 2; translation: MALLNDEIRDHTAESVLFVRRAVIAFLVVILLSSALVFNLYHLQVGMHDFYQTRSNQNDIKMLPIAPSRGLIMDRNGVVLAQNITLYQIEVIPGKVPDLNATLNALKPIVDLTQDDLDSFHDAMIHGRRFAQIPLKLALTDVEVARFSVNQFDFPGVSISTYQQRRYPYGAELAHVVGYVSKINDKDAKRLEAEGIAENYAADHDIGKQGVEKYYENILHGRTGYQEVEVDNHGHVVRLLKEVPPQAGQNIYLTLDLDLQQYIEKVLKGQRAAVVVMDPRDGGIKAMVSSPSYDPNPFVNGISSKQYSALLKNPDLPLINRVTQGLYPPASTVKPFMATSALFEGVITPQTTFFGAPTWTLPGTTRHYRDWLKTGHGMLNVTKAIEESADTFFYQVAYEMGIDRIHTWLSKFGYGQSTGIDLDEQYSGVLPSREWKMKVHKKGWFQGDTVSVGIGQGYWVATPIQMVRALSALVNNGKLETPHLLYSAKSGKVITPYKMPPTQQIADPKSPIWGIVKNGMFGMANFPNGTGYKLFHTAPYQIAAKSGTSQVFSLRENQVYNAKMTPVRLRDHIFYTAFAPYKHPTVVMALIMENGGGDGVVAGPTARAILDHIFLPPQAVICDPAKADNPADCEQPVPTPNSLGFSEH
- a CDS encoding alpha/beta fold hydrolase, whose product is MKSFKLPGTEMHLRFHELSGLGVPLVFLHGLGCAASCDFPRVATDASLRPRRSLLLDFAGSGYSDKPDDFSYSLQAHADCVIAWLESLGVPQVNLIGHSMGGSIAIMVATQRPDLIQRLIVAEPNLDAGGGTFSRAVAQYSEEAYLREGHAHLIDVAVRGNNHIWAGCMSIASPLAIHRQAVGLVKGEAVSWREQLYQLEMPATVLFGEFSLPEPDVAILPQHGVQTAIVPQAGHSMMWENPAGVAATINAALNA